In Thermodesulfobacteriota bacterium, the genomic window CCGCCCCGCAGGAGCGGAGCCACCTCGGGACGCTCCTTGAAGCGGTCGAGCAGTGTGGGCAGGTCTTCAGACCCGCCGTCCTCCGAGGCGCTCTGGAGGCCGAGCACGAGACCGATGCTGACGCTGTCCCGGTTCGTGTAGACAAAGCCCCCCCCAAATCGGCCCCCGGTCACTTCTCCCACGTAGAGGTGGGCCGCCCCCTCCCCGTCTGCAACCCCGAAGCGATCGTTGATCCGCTCGGGATCGAGCTCGATGACCTCCTTGACCCCCACCCCACAATGCGGCGGCGAGACCGGAGCCCGCAGACCCGCGCTCTCCGAAATCAGGGACAGGACCCCGTCGCAGGCGATCACAACCTTTGCACCCAGCTCGTCACCCCCCGCGACCACGCCGGTAACCTTGGCCCCCTCCTGGAGGAGCCGGTCGACCCGGGTCCGGGGCAGGATGAGCGCTCCCTTCTCCTCCGCTCGCTCGGCCAGCCAGCGGTCGAAGCGGGAGCGCAGCACGGTGTGGCTCTGGTGGGGCTCCGCGCGGAGCTCCGCGCCCGTGTAGCGGATCGTGACCGAGCGCTCTTCCGTCACGAGCGAGAACCCCTCGTGCACGACGGCCCGCTCCAGCGGGGCCCCCTCCCAGAGGTCCGGGAACAAGCCGCGAACCGGGTTCAGGTACAGCCGCCCTCCGGACACGTTCTTGGCGCCGGGATAGTCTCCCCGCTCCAACACCACGACCTCGACCCCCGCGTCGGCCAGGGTGTAGGCCGCCGCAAGCCCGGCCAACCCGGCACCCACCACGATCACTTCAAAGGAATCCATGGGCTCGGCCTCCCGCGTCAGGCTCGCTCCGGGGAAACGCGCCTCCAGGAACTCCCGGGGTTCTGTTCCGACCGATTGGGCGGTCCGGCCGGTCCCCCGGCCGCCGCGCGACCCCTGATGGAAGCTCGCCATCTACTTCGGTTCAACCTGTCGGGAACGGGGCCGACAGGCGGATCGTTCGAGATTCCCCGGTTGCGACGTGACTAACACAGGCCGCTCAGACGGTCAAGGAGGCGGCCTCGCCCCGATTCACCGCCTGGGTGGAGAGCGGGGTCCGGGAGCCCTTGCGCTCCGCCCCGCAATCCGCGATGTTCGGAGGGGGCGTCTCCGAGGGAGCCGGTGCGCCGAGTCTCACTGGTTTCGGTCTCGCTGCTGCGGTTCGGTCGAGGCGGTACGGGGCTTGCTCCAGGACTCCCGGACCCCGCCCCAAGGATTCGCCATCGGGCCGCCGGGACACCAGGGTGTGAGCGGCCCCCCGGGATGCACCGCTCGGTCTCAAGTCTTCCTTGACGTCGGCCGAGAGGTTTCATTACCATTTCGGCATCATTGAGCCGGAGGCGCACGTGACCGATTCCCAGCAACCCAGCCGCAAGGCAGAAATCCTGAAGGCCCTCGGCCACCCCATCCGCGTCTCGATCCTCGAGATCCTGCGACGGGGCGAGGAGTGCGTCTGCCGGATCTATCCTCGGATCGAGAGTACACAGCCCAACACCTCCAAACACCTCGCCGTGCTGAAGCAGGCGGGGATACTGGACTCCCGACAGGAGGGCACGATGACCTTCTACTGGGTAACGGATACCCGGGTGTACGAGATCCTGGAGTTGGTCGGCGAGATGGTGCGGCGGGAGGAGCGCGGTCGCCTGCGAGAGGCAGTGTAGACTTTTTTTGGTCAAGAACATAACCAAGAGGTTATGAATGGGAGGGCTTGGGGATGGTGGGATTGGTCCATGCACTGGCGAAGTGGGGAATCGTGCTGGGGATGACCTGGGCGCTCCTGCCGTCCTGGGGGGCCACGCAGGCCGCTGCCCAGGCGGCCACGGGTACCCCCCCTACGCTCGTCTTCGTCACCAAGAGCGACGAGTGCGAGTGCGTCCTGAGCCTGTGCGTGGCGGGGGAGCAGGAGGTGTTGAACTTCCTCGACGGAAACCCCTGGGGGTTCCGTCGAGAAGACGTCGACCTGGCCGAGACCCCGAAGGCGGCGCGGGAGCTCAAGGTGCTCGCCGTGCCCGTGGTCTTCCTGCGAGACGGTGAGGGGCGGGCCGTGGCACGGTTCGACGTCTTCTTCCTGGAGAAGGATCTCTACGCCGCGTGGCAGGCGCACCAGGACGGAGGAAAGAAGCAGTGACCCGGTCATGGCGAAAGCTCGCGGTACCTGCTCTCTTCCTGGCGGGGCTCGCGGCTGCAGGCTGGCTGGGGACGCGCTACGGGCTCGATCTGGCGGCGGAGACCTCGGTTGCGGTCCTTCTCCCCGACGCCGTGGCGGCGCCCCTGAAACCCGGCCAGAGGGTGACCTTCGTCGAGCTCGGCAGCGAGGGCTGCAAGCCCTGCGAGGCCATGAAGCCGGTGATGCGGGCGCTGAGGGACCGGCACCCGGAGCAGGTGCAGGTCGTCTTCCACGACGTTCGCAAGGACCCCTCCCAGGCGGGACGCTACCGGATCCGGCTCATTCCCACCCAGGTGTTTCTGCTGCCCGACGGCACCGAGTTCTTCCGCCACGAGGGGTATCTTCCCCTGGAGGAGGTGGAGAAGGTGCTGCGGGGGATGGGGGTGGGGACGGCGAAGGAGGAAGGGTGAAGGCCATCCCGTATCTGGTGCTCCTCGACCGAGCGGGCCGGGTTCGGGCGGTCCACCGAGGGCTCGACGAGGACCTGGCGGGTACCCTCGGACTCGAAGCGATCCTCTCGGAAAGGGAGCCTTGACCATGACGCATGTGGTGACGCTGACGGAGCAGGGGGTCGGGGAGCTGCGCATGCTGCTGGCCGATCGAGACGGCGAGGCGGCGCTGCGCTTCCTCAAGGAGCGGGTGCTCAAACCCCTGGAGGCGTCGGAGCGAAAGGCCTTGGACGTGAGCCAGGGACGGCCGTGAGAGGAGCGAGGAAGATGGTGATCCGGCGGGTGCGCTTGCTCGCAGCGGCGGTGGTCCTTGCAGCGGCCGGAACGGCGGCCGCCTCGGCTCAGGGTCCCCTGGGAGAGGAAGCCCGCGCCGCGGGCAAGCCCCTGATCGTGGACTTCGGGATGACCCGGTGCCTCCAGTGCATCGAGCAGTCCAAGACCATGGACGAGCTCGAGGGGGTCATCGGCGACCGGGTGCTGCTCAAGTTCGTCCACGTGGGCAAGGAAGAGGAGCTGGCAGAGGTCTACAAGGTGCTCCTCATCCCCACCCTGGTGTACTTCGACGCCCAGGGCAGAGAGGTCTTCCGCAACGTGGGCCAGATGAAGAAGGAACCCATGCTCGCCAAAGCCCGGCAGCTCGGTCTCATCGAATGAGGCGCCCCGGCTTCGGGAATCGAGGGTCCAGACCATGAAGGAACGGGACAAGCTCCTCCTGATCGTGGGCGTCTTCCTGGCCGCCTACTACGTGCCGGTAGAGCACGCCCGGGTCCAGTCGGCCATCCTCGAGTCCTTCTTCATGCTCCAGGACTACGCCCGCGCCCACGTGCTCACGTGCCTGGTCCCGGCCTTCTTCATCGCCGGAGCGATCGCGGTCTTCGTGAGCCAGGGGGCGGTGCTCCAATATCTGGGCGCCAAGGCCAACCGCGTGCTCGCCTACTCCGTGGCGTCGGTCTCGGGCACGGTGCTCGCCGTGTGCTCGTGCACCGTGCTCCCCCTCTTTGCCGGCATCTACGGACGAGGCGCCGGCATCGGGCCGGCCACGGCGTTCCTCTACTCGGGGCCCGCCATCAACGTGCTCGCCATCGTGATGACCGCCAAGGTTCTGGGGCCCGAGCTGGGGATCGCCCGGGCGGTGGGGGCGGTAGCCTTCGCGGTAGCCGTGGGGCTCCTCATGGCCCTTACCTTTCGCCGCTCCGAGGCCGAGCGCCAGGCGGGGTTCGCGGAGATCCCCGAGGAGGAGCCGGCCCGGCCCCTGTGGAAGAACGCCGCCTACATGCTGGCCATGGTGGCGGTGCTGGTCTTCGGCGCCTGGGGCGAGCCCCGGGAGCCCGTGGGATGGGCCATGGCGGTCTTCGACGTCAAGTGGTACCTCTCGGGGGCCGGCCTCCTGGCCACGCTCGTCATGGTCTGGGCCTGGTTCTCCCGGGACGAGCGCTCCGAGTGGGTGGAGTCCACCTGGGGCTTCGCCAAACAGATCCTTCCGCTCCTCTTCGCGGGGGTGCTGGTCGCGGGCTTCCTCCTCGGCATGCCCGGGCGGGACGCCGGGCTCATCCCGAGCGCGTGGGTCGCGAAACTGGTGGGCGGCAACTCCCTGGGGGCGAACCTCTTTGCCTCCGTGGCCGGAGCGCTCATGTACTTCGCCACCCTGACCGAGGTGCCGATCCTCCAGGGTCTGCTGGGCAGCGGCATGGGCAGCGGCCCCGCGCTGGCGCTCCTGCTCGCGGGGCCGGCCCTCTCGCTCCCCAACATGCTGGTGATCCGCGTGGTGCTGGGGACGAAGAAGACCGCGGTCTTCGTGACCTACGTAATCCTGCTCTCGACCGTCGCGGGCATGATCTTCGGAGCACTCTTTCCTCACCTGACCCTGAGAGGATGACATGGGTGGCCTCGAAGCCTTCCTGGGAAATGCCCAGGCCTACATCCAGACCAATCCCTGGCTCGCCTTCGCCGCCGTCTTCGTGGGCGGTGCGCTGACGGCTTCCAATCCCTGCGTGCTGGCCATGATTCCCCTCGTGATCGGCTTCGTGGGGGGCTACGAGGGGATCTCGGGCTGGAGGAAGTCGTTTGGCTTCTCCCTGGTCTTCGTCTGCGGGCTGGCGGTGAGCTTTACCGCCATGGGGCTCATCGCCGTGATGGTGGGGCGCCTGTTCGGCGACGTGGGGAGCTTCTGGCCCTGGGTCATCGCGCTCGTGTGCCTGGCCATGGCCGCGCACCTGTGGGATCTCTGGACCTTCTCCGTGCCGGAGACTCTTGCACGGTACCGGCCCAAGCACGCCGGCGTGATCGGCGCCTTCACCCTGGGGCTCCTCTTCGGACTCGTCTCGGCCCCCTGCGCCGCGCCGATCCTCGTGGTGGTGCTCACCTACATCGCGTCGAAGGGCAACCTGGCCTACGGCCTGGCCCTTCTGTGGACGTACGCCGTGGGCCACTGCCTGCTCATCGTCGTCGCGGGCACGAGCATGGGGGTGGCCAAGAACCTGATCCAGTCCCGGGGCCTGGGCCGGGCGAATCTGGTGTTCAAGAGGGCGGCTGGCGTCCTCATCGCGTTCGTGGGCGTGTTCATCCTGTGGAACGGGGTGTGACGGCCGCTCCCAACTGCCAACAGCCAACAGCAAACACCGGAGGTGTCACGCCATGAAGATCGAAGTGCTCGGAACCGGCTGCATGAAGTGCAACAAGCTCTATGAGGCGGCCAAGGAGGCCGTGGCCAAGAGCGGCGCGAAGGCCGAGGTGAGCAAGGTCGAGGACCTGGGAGAGATCATGAAGCGGGGGGTGATGGTCACACCCGCGCTTGCCGTGGACGGGCAGATCAAGTCCGCGGGCAAGGTGCTCAAGCCCGACGACATCGCGAAGTTCCTGGGGTGAGCGGGGGCTCACTTGGCGATGAAGCGCACCCCGGGCAGCCCTTCGAGGTCGGAGTCAGAGGTGGCGAGCTCGGCTCGGTACCGTACCGCGGTTGCGTACACGATGGCGTCGGCCATGGCGAGGCGCTGCTTCATCGAGAGGTCGGCGGCTTCGAGCGCCAGAGGAGCGTCCAGCGGTGCGATGTGGGCTTGCTGCATGAACCCGGAGCAACGCAGGGCCGTCTCCTCCCCCGCGGTCCTCACGAGGATCTTGTACACCTCGTAGAGCACCACCGTGGGTACGAGCAGCTCCTCCGGACGGGCCAGAAGACTCGCGTAGGTGCCGGCGGCGGGACCGTCGGTGAAGACCTCGAGCCAACCGCACGAGTCCACGAGGATCACGGGAGGCGCTCGGTCTTCTCGCGGTAGCCGCGGAGGTCGATCCCTCTCGCGATGCCGCGCAGATCCTCCAGGGAGGGTACGGGTACCAGATAGACGATGCCCCCTTTCTCGAAGACCTGGAGCTTCTGCTGGGGGCGCAGCCCGGCCGCCTCCCGGACCGGCCGCGGAATGACCACCTGGTATTTGGAGGATACCGTCGTCTCCATGAGGGGTCTCCTTACGGTTCCACTGATTTCGTATCGTTAGCGAAACTGTAAAACGGCACTGCGTGGGGGTCAAGCCAAAGGGAGCCGGGCCGGACCCGGCGCCACCTGGTGACCACCATGGCCGAGCACAAGGCCGTGCTGCGCTCCTGCGCGCGCCTGGAGGCCGAGGGCGTCGCGGTCACTTATCTGCCCGTGGACGGCGCGGGGCGGGTCGATCCCGAGGACGTGGGCCAGGCACTG contains:
- a CDS encoding thioredoxin family protein, with the translated sequence MTRSWRKLAVPALFLAGLAAAGWLGTRYGLDLAAETSVAVLLPDAVAAPLKPGQRVTFVELGSEGCKPCEAMKPVMRALRDRHPEQVQVVFHDVRKDPSQAGRYRIRLIPTQVFLLPDGTEFFRHEGYLPLEEVEKVLRGMGVGTAKEEG
- a CDS encoding thioredoxin family protein encodes the protein MVIRRVRLLAAAVVLAAAGTAAASAQGPLGEEARAAGKPLIVDFGMTRCLQCIEQSKTMDELEGVIGDRVLLKFVHVGKEEELAEVYKVLLIPTLVYFDAQGREVFRNVGQMKKEPMLAKARQLGLIE
- a CDS encoding type II toxin-antitoxin system VapC family toxin — its product is MILVDSCGWLEVFTDGPAAGTYASLLARPEELLVPTVVLYEVYKILVRTAGEETALRCSGFMQQAHIAPLDAPLALEAADLSMKQRLAMADAIVYATAVRYRAELATSDSDLEGLPGVRFIAK
- a CDS encoding thioredoxin family protein, which encodes MKIEVLGTGCMKCNKLYEAAKEAVAKSGAKAEVSKVEDLGEIMKRGVMVTPALAVDGQIKSAGKVLKPDDIAKFLG
- a CDS encoding FAD-dependent oxidoreductase, whose product is MDSFEVIVVGAGLAGLAAAYTLADAGVEVVVLERGDYPGAKNVSGGRLYLNPVRGLFPDLWEGAPLERAVVHEGFSLVTEERSVTIRYTGAELRAEPHQSHTVLRSRFDRWLAERAEEKGALILPRTRVDRLLQEGAKVTGVVAGGDELGAKVVIACDGVLSLISESAGLRAPVSPPHCGVGVKEVIELDPERINDRFGVADGEGAAHLYVGEVTGGRFGGGFVYTNRDSVSIGLVLGLQSASEDGGSEDLPTLLDRFKERPEVAPLLRGGRTVEYGAHLIPEGGREAVGRLSGDGILVAGDAAGLALNLGVTVRGMEYALASGHWAARAVLQARESADFGRESLAAYDRMLAESFVGQDLDSFREGPAVRENPRWFGHYPDLVGSVFRDLYAIPDGPKMRLYPTLRKHLTVAELWGVFKDLRAARKL
- a CDS encoding cytochrome c biogenesis protein CcdA is translated as MGGLEAFLGNAQAYIQTNPWLAFAAVFVGGALTASNPCVLAMIPLVIGFVGGYEGISGWRKSFGFSLVFVCGLAVSFTAMGLIAVMVGRLFGDVGSFWPWVIALVCLAMAAHLWDLWTFSVPETLARYRPKHAGVIGAFTLGLLFGLVSAPCAAPILVVVLTYIASKGNLAYGLALLWTYAVGHCLLIVVAGTSMGVAKNLIQSRGLGRANLVFKRAAGVLIAFVGVFILWNGV
- a CDS encoding permease, translating into MKERDKLLLIVGVFLAAYYVPVEHARVQSAILESFFMLQDYARAHVLTCLVPAFFIAGAIAVFVSQGAVLQYLGAKANRVLAYSVASVSGTVLAVCSCTVLPLFAGIYGRGAGIGPATAFLYSGPAINVLAIVMTAKVLGPELGIARAVGAVAFAVAVGLLMALTFRRSEAERQAGFAEIPEEEPARPLWKNAAYMLAMVAVLVFGAWGEPREPVGWAMAVFDVKWYLSGAGLLATLVMVWAWFSRDERSEWVESTWGFAKQILPLLFAGVLVAGFLLGMPGRDAGLIPSAWVAKLVGGNSLGANLFASVAGALMYFATLTEVPILQGLLGSGMGSGPALALLLAGPALSLPNMLVIRVVLGTKKTAVFVTYVILLSTVAGMIFGALFPHLTLRG
- a CDS encoding metalloregulator ArsR/SmtB family transcription factor — encoded protein: MTDSQQPSRKAEILKALGHPIRVSILEILRRGEECVCRIYPRIESTQPNTSKHLAVLKQAGILDSRQEGTMTFYWVTDTRVYEILELVGEMVRREERGRLREAV
- a CDS encoding AbrB/MazE/SpoVT family DNA-binding domain-containing protein, with amino-acid sequence METTVSSKYQVVIPRPVREAAGLRPQQKLQVFEKGGIVYLVPVPSLEDLRGIARGIDLRGYREKTERLP